A region of Silurus meridionalis isolate SWU-2019-XX chromosome 13, ASM1480568v1, whole genome shotgun sequence DNA encodes the following proteins:
- the LOC124396032 gene encoding tubulin beta-3 chain, with protein MREIVHIQAGQCGNQIGAKFWEVISDEHGIDPTGNYVGDSDLQLERISVYYNEASSSKYVPRAILVDLEPGTMDSVRSGAFGHLFRPDNFIFGQSGAGNNWAKGHYTEGAELVDSVLDVVRKECENCDCLQGFQLTHSLGGGTGSGMGTLLISKVREEYPDRIMNTFSVVPSPKVSDTVVEPYNATLSIHQLVENTDETYCIDNEALYDICFRTLKLATPTYGDLNHLVSATMSGVTTSLRFPGQLNADLRKLAVNMVPFPRLHFFMPGFAPLTARGSQQYRALTVPELTQQMFDAKNMMAACDPRHGRYLTVATVFRGRMSMKEVDEQMLAIQSKNSSYFVEWIPNNVKVAVCDIPPRGLKMSSTFIGNSTAIQELFKRISEQFTAMFRRKAFLHWYTGEGMDEMEFTEAESNMNDLVSEYQQYQDATAEEEGEMYEDDEEESEAQVQK; from the exons ATGAGAGAGATTGTCCACATCCAAGCCGGCCAGTGCGGCAACCAGATTGGAGCCAAG TTCTGGGAGGTGATCAGTGATGAACATGGCATCGACCCGACTGGAAACTACGTGGGTGACTCAGACCTTCAGCTGGAGAGGATCAGCGTTTACTACAATGAAGCGTCCT CCTCCAAATATGTTCCCAGAGCTATCCTAGTGGATCTGGAGCCAGGCACCATGGATAGTGTGCGTTCTGGAGCCTTTGGCCATCTCTTCAGACCTGATAACTTCATTTTCG GTCAGAGTGGAGCAGGTAACAACTGGGCTAAAGGCCACTACACAGAAGGAGCAGAGCTGGTGGACTCCGTCCTGGATGTGGTGCGAAAGGAATGCGAGAACTGTGACTGCCTCCAGGGTTTCCAGCTGACCCACTCACTCGGAGGTGGCACGGGTTCTGGTATGGGCACCCTGCTGATCAGCAAAGTAAGAGAAGAATACCCTGACCGCATCATGAACACCTTCAGTGTGGTCCCCTCTCCTAAAGTGTCTGACACAGTGGTGGAGCCCTACAATGCCACACTGTCCATCCACCAGCTGGTGGAGAACACAGATGAGACCTACTGCATTGACAACGAAGCCCTATACGACATCTGTTTCCGCACACTTAAGCTGGCCACACCCACTTATGGTGACCTCAACCACCTGGTCTCAGCTACCATGAGTGGAGTCACGACCTCGCTGCGCTTCCCAGGCCAGCTGAACGCAGACTTGCGCAAGCTGGCAGTCAACATGGTACCCTTTCCTCGCCTGCACTTCTTCATGCCCGGATTCGCTCCTTTGACAGCACGTGGCAGCCAACAGTACCGTGCTCTTACCGTCCCCGAGCTCACACAGCAGATGTTTGATGCCAAAAACATGATGGCCGCTTGCGATCCACGCCACGGACGTTACCTCACCGTGGCCACTGTCTTCCGAGGCCGCATGTCAATGAAAGAAGTGGATGAGCAGATGCTGGCCATCCAGAGCAAGAACAGCAGCTACTTTGTAGAATGGATCCCCAACAACGTGAAGGTTGCAGTGTGCGATATTCCACCACGGGGGCTCAAGATGTCCTCCACCTTCATTGGCAACAGCACAGCCATCCAAGAGCTGTTCAAGCGCATCTCCGAGCAGTTTACGGCTATGTTCAGGCGTAAGGCTTTCTTGCACTGGTATACTGGTGAAGGCATGGATGAGATGGAGTTCACAGAGGCTGAAAGCAACATGAACGACCTGGTATCTGAGTATCAGCAGTACCAGGATGCCACGGCTGAGGAGGAAGGAGAGATGTACGAGGATGACGAGGAGGAGTCTGAGGCCCAGGTCCAAAAGTAA